A region of Moorena producens PAL-8-15-08-1 DNA encodes the following proteins:
- a CDS encoding RNA recognition motif domain-containing protein, which yields MTIYVGNLSYQATEDDLKTVFGEYGTVKRVVMPTDRETGKMRGFAFVEMTESDQEDSAIDQLDGAEWMGRRIRVNKARPRENRSNAPRRNNSW from the coding sequence ATGACCATTTACGTCGGAAACCTGTCCTATCAAGCCACCGAAGACGACTTAAAAACAGTTTTTGGAGAATACGGCACCGTTAAACGAGTTGTTATGCCCACAGACCGTGAAACCGGCAAAATGCGGGGGTTTGCCTTTGTGGAAATGACAGAATCAGATCAAGAAGACTCAGCTATAGATCAATTGGATGGTGCTGAGTGGATGGGACGTAGAATCAGGGTCAATAAAGCCAGACCTCGGGAAAATCGTAGTAACGCTCCACGGCGCAATAATTCCTGGTAG
- a CDS encoding IS607 family transposase has product MKKYVTPKEAAEQLGVSISTLRRWDKEGRLDSIRTKGNQRRFCVEGETPQIKPIVCYARVSTYSQRDDLDRQAEFLRSKYPNAEIVSEVGSGLNFKRKKFLKILERIYSCDISAFVVAYPDRAVRFGFPLLEWLCKKAGVKLVVLNERKLSPEQELVEDILSILHCFSARLYGLRKYQKQVTQAVQDKTPEPDDEVDTKQCLEAQGVSI; this is encoded by the coding sequence ATGAAAAAATATGTCACTCCAAAAGAGGCAGCCGAGCAGCTCGGAGTCTCGATCTCAACTCTTAGGCGGTGGGACAAAGAGGGGAGACTCGACAGTATCAGGACAAAAGGGAATCAAAGGCGGTTCTGTGTCGAAGGAGAAACTCCGCAGATTAAGCCCATTGTCTGCTATGCAAGAGTCTCTACCTACTCCCAACGGGACGACCTTGATCGACAAGCTGAATTTCTACGGTCAAAATACCCAAACGCTGAAATTGTTTCAGAAGTTGGATCAGGACTCAATTTTAAGCGGAAAAAGTTCCTCAAAATATTGGAACGAATTTACAGCTGTGATATCTCAGCATTTGTCGTTGCCTACCCAGACAGAGCCGTCAGATTTGGATTCCCATTACTTGAATGGTTATGCAAAAAAGCTGGAGTCAAGCTCGTGGTTCTCAATGAACGCAAATTGTCCCCAGAACAAGAGTTGGTCGAAGATATCCTGTCCATCCTCCACTGTTTCTCTGCTAGGCTTTACGGACTCCGAAAATATCAAAAGCAAGTCACGCAAGCGGTACAAGATAAAACCCCGGAACCAGACGATGAAGTTGACACCAAACAGTGTCTTGAGGCTCAGGGTGTTTCCATCTAA
- a CDS encoding Npun_F5749 family FMN-dependent PPOX-type flavoprotein, with the protein MPIALWRSPLARALHRNRSLAYARYFQLATVDPKGYPANRTVVFRGFLDNSNQLKVITDTRSQKIHDINHHPWGEVCWYFPNTREQFRLAGQLTLITADYPDEGLKQVRQQTWQNLSDAARLQFAWPDPGVARVADQQAFSPPPPALDQPLPNFCLLLLEPVKVDHLALQGFPQNRWLYYQDSSGEWCQKAVNP; encoded by the coding sequence ATGCCTATTGCTCTTTGGCGATCGCCCCTAGCTCGCGCACTCCACCGAAATCGGAGCCTAGCTTATGCTCGTTACTTTCAACTGGCAACCGTTGACCCCAAGGGCTATCCTGCTAACCGCACCGTAGTTTTTCGGGGTTTTTTGGACAACTCCAACCAACTCAAAGTTATTACCGATACCCGTAGCCAGAAAATTCACGACATTAATCATCATCCCTGGGGAGAAGTTTGTTGGTACTTTCCCAACACTCGCGAACAATTTCGTTTAGCAGGCCAATTGACCCTGATCACTGCTGATTATCCCGACGAAGGACTTAAACAAGTCCGCCAACAGACTTGGCAAAATCTTTCCGATGCAGCTCGTTTACAATTTGCTTGGCCTGACCCTGGTGTTGCCAGAGTAGCAGATCAACAAGCCTTTTCCCCACCGCCACCTGCCCTAGATCAGCCTTTGCCAAATTTTTGCCTATTATTGCTCGAACCAGTCAAGGTGGATCACCTAGCGTTGCAGGGTTTCCCCCAAAACCGATGGCTTTACTACCAAGACAGTTCTGGGGAGTGGTGTCAAAAAGCTGTTAATCCTTAG
- a CDS encoding RNA-guided endonuclease InsQ/TnpB family protein, with amino-acid sequence MKLTPNSVLRLRVFPSKELHRVWKTWLNAYRWIYNWSIAAIKNGYQGSTYDLQKLALKSDRPEWVKTLPGHQLQEAVADAIDAVKQALVNGGLAKFKSCRQISQVIKFKAGDFKKGSWYPTKVKGLSFRSPQGFPDECIYGTQLVWIKGEWYGIFPKYIEPTPTREDKVIALDPGVRTFLTGFDGINYLEIGSGDIGRIQRLCQQLDRLMSRIDLSSAKRQRRSRSVRQSAAMKNAAHRLRQKIQNLIKDCHNKSAYFLVNNYKLIFLPTFETSVMVVKSARKLNKKTARNMLTWSHYKFRQHLTQMADRNDVLVVLVNESYTSKTCPECGQIHEKLGGSKKFQCPKCGFSLPRDWNGARNIMIRALSATTTRFSPGAIQIIPADE; translated from the coding sequence ATGAAGTTGACACCAAACAGTGTCTTGAGGCTCAGGGTGTTTCCATCTAAAGAGCTTCACAGGGTTTGGAAAACTTGGCTTAATGCATATAGATGGATTTACAACTGGTCGATCGCTGCTATCAAAAACGGCTATCAAGGTAGTACTTATGACCTACAAAAACTGGCACTTAAATCTGATAGACCAGAGTGGGTAAAAACCCTACCAGGGCACCAATTACAAGAAGCTGTTGCCGATGCCATCGATGCCGTTAAACAAGCCTTGGTCAATGGAGGTTTGGCAAAGTTTAAATCCTGTCGGCAGATCAGTCAAGTAATCAAATTCAAAGCTGGAGACTTCAAAAAAGGTTCTTGGTATCCCACCAAAGTAAAAGGTCTGTCCTTTCGTTCACCTCAAGGTTTTCCCGATGAATGCATCTACGGTACTCAATTGGTTTGGATCAAAGGTGAATGGTACGGAATTTTTCCCAAATACATTGAGCCTACTCCAACCAGAGAGGATAAAGTAATAGCTTTAGATCCAGGTGTTAGGACATTTCTTACTGGTTTTGACGGTATAAATTACCTAGAAATAGGCTCTGGGGATATTGGCAGGATTCAAAGACTCTGTCAGCAACTAGATCGGTTGATGAGTCGTATTGACTTAAGCTCTGCAAAAAGACAGAGACGTTCGCGAAGCGTGCGCCAAAGCGCAGCAATGAAAAATGCTGCTCATCGTTTACGCCAAAAGATTCAAAATCTAATCAAGGACTGCCATAACAAGTCAGCTTATTTCCTTGTCAATAATTACAAGCTTATCTTTTTACCAACGTTTGAGACATCTGTGATGGTAGTAAAGTCAGCTAGGAAATTAAACAAGAAAACAGCTCGTAACATGCTCACTTGGAGTCACTACAAGTTTCGCCAGCACTTAACTCAAATGGCAGATCGTAATGATGTTTTGGTTGTCTTAGTTAACGAATCTTACACCAGTAAAACTTGCCCAGAATGTGGTCAAATTCACGAAAAATTAGGTGGCAGTAAAAAATTCCAATGCCCAAAATGTGGCTTCTCTTTACCACGGGATTGGAATGGCGCGCGGAACATAATGATCCGCGCTTTGTCGGCAACAACCACCAGGTTTTCACCTGGTGCTATACAGATCATTCCTGCTGATGAGTAG